The Lynx canadensis isolate LIC74 chromosome D1, mLynCan4.pri.v2, whole genome shotgun sequence genome has a segment encoding these proteins:
- the HPS5 gene encoding Hermansky-Pudlak syndrome 5 protein isoform X1, with the protein MTFVPVIPESYSHVLAEFESLDPLLSALRLDSSRLKCTSIAVSRKWLALGSSGGGLNLIQKEGWKHRLFLSHREGAISQVACCLHDDDYVAVATSQGLVVIWELNQERRGKPERIYVSSEHKGRKVTALCWDTAILRVFVGDHLGKVSAIKLNTSKQVKAAAAFVMFPVQTITTVDSCVVQLDYLDGRLLISSLTRSFLCDTEREKFWKIGSKERDGEYGACFFPGRCSAGQQPLIYCARPGSRMWEVNFDGEVISTHQFKKLLSSPPLPVITLRSEPQYDHTVGSSQSLSFPKLLHLSEHCVLTWTERGIYIFIPQNVQVLLWSEIKDIQDVAVYKNELFCLHLNGKISHLSLLSVERCVERLLRRGLWNLAACTCCLFQNSIIASRGRKSLTVDKLEHLKSQLDLTTYSDLISQLEELILKFEPLDSACSSRRSSISSHESFSILDSGIYRIISSRRSSQSDEDSCSLHSQTLSEDERLKEFTSHQEEDQPDQSWSSHGNEGDNDSVSHVPVTFETDKNETFLPFSIPLPFRSPSPLVSLQAVKESVSSFVRKTTEKIGTLHTGPDLKIRPEPRGDEQLCEEDMSPVTCPKEEDTEEKKEVISQPPEEDKFQDLKVATAETMTKLQDPLVLFEPKSLRMVLQEWLSQLEKTFAMKDFSGISDTGNSSMASNQDVLLFDESKKGVLDEDNEKEKRDSLGNEETVDQRTHESTSSLREPLDDLFQVCSPCSIANSLQKDLAELATLCLELNVLNSETKSTSGPVDHTLQQYSPDILACQFIKKYFFVLDLKRAKESIKLSYAKSPCVWDTFIEGLKEMASSSPAYMEIKEGDLPTRLKLVNDSVPFDSPLLIAYAARLYETFGESALRSLIRFYPSILPSDVMQLCHHHPAQFLAYLDSLVKSRPEDQRPSFLESLLQPESLRLDWLLLAVTHDAPPSTSTMDDEGNPRPHSHLLSWGYNQLLLHLIKLPADFITKEKMADICRSHGFWPGYLTLCLELERRREAFTNIVCLNDMSLMEGDNGWIPETVEEWKLLLHLVQNESTKPAPQKSQNGNFSDGPSPINVENVALLLAKAMGPDQAWSLLQECGLTLELSQRFTRTCDILRIAEKRQRALIQSMLEKCDRFLWSQQA; encoded by the exons TGCACGAGCATAGCTGTGTCTCGGAAATGGCTGGCTTTAGGCAGTTCGGGAGGAGGACTCAATCTCATTCAGAAGGAAGGCTGGAAGCACAGGCTTTTTCTTTCACACAGG GAAGGTGCAATTTCTCAGGTTGCCTGTTGTTTACATGATGATGATTATGTTGCTGTAGCTACCAG TCAAGGTCTCGTAGTTATTTGGGAATTAAATCAGGAGCGTCGTGGGAAACCAGAACGAATTTATGTGTCTTCAGAACACAAAGGCCGAAAAGTTACAGCTCTCTGTTGGGATACAGCTATTCTTAGAGTTTTTGTAGGTGATCATTTGGGGAAAGTTTCTGCCATCAAACTCAACACTTCTAAACAAGTAAAG GCAGCTGCTGCTTTTGTGATGTTTCCTGTTCAGACAATAACAACAGTTGACTCCTGTGTTGTCCAGTTAGATTATTTGGATGGAAGACTACTTATATCCTCACTTACTCGATCCTTCTTGTGTGACACTGAGAG agaaaaattttggaaaatcgGAAGCAAGGAAAGAGATGGAGAATATGGAGCTTGTTTCTTCCCTGGAAGATGTTCTGCAGGCCAGCAACCCCTAATATATTGTGCTCGCCCTGGCTCTAGGATGTGGGAAGTGAACTTTGATGGGGAAGTTATAAGCACACATCAGTTTAAGAAACTCCTCTCGTCACCACCTCTCCCTGTGATTACTCTAAG ATCTGAACCTCAGTATGATCATACAGTTGGATCTTCCCAGTCTTTGTCTTTCCCCAAACTCTTGCACCTTAG TGAGCACTGTGTGCTGACGTGGACAGAAAgaggaatttatattttcattcctcAGAATGTTCAAGTTCTTCTTTGGAGTGAAATCAAag ATATTCAGGATGTGGCCGTCTACAAGAATGAGCTGTTCTGTTTGCACCTGAATGGGAAAATCTCACATCTTTCTCTGTTATCTGTGGAACGCTGTGTGGAGCGCCTGCTGAGGAGAGGCCTGTGGAACCTGGCGGCTTGCACCTGCTGTCTTTTCCAAAACTCTATCATTGCCAGCAGA GGAAGAAAATCTTTGACTGTGGATAAGTTGGAGCATTTGAAATCTCAGCTGGACCTCACAACCTATAGTGATCTGATTTCTCAACTGGAAGAATTGATCTTAAAATTCGAACCTTTGGATTCAGCTTGCAGCAGTAGAAGAAGTTCCATTTCATCACAT gaaagttTCAGCATCTTGGACTCCGGTATTTATCGTATCATTAGTAGTAGAAGAAGCAGTCAGTCAGATGAAGACTCTTGTTCTCTTCACAGCCAAACTCTCTCAGAAGATGAGAGACTCAAAGAATTCACCTCACATCAAGAAGAGGACCAACCGGATCAGAGTTGGAGCTCACACGGGAATGAAGGTGATAACG ACAGTGTTTCTCATGTTCCCGTGACGTTTGAGACAGATAAGAATGAAACATTCCTTCCCTTCAGCATTCCATTACCATTTCgttctccttctcctcttgtGTCTCTTCAGGCGGTCAAGGAAAG TGTCTCTAGCTTTGTACGTAAAACTACTGAGAAGATTGGCACCCTTCATACAGGCCCTGATTTGAAAATAAGACCAGAACCCAGGGGTGATGAGCAGTTATGTGAAGAGGATATGAGTCCAGTCACTTGCCCAAAAGAAGAAGACACTGA ggagaaaaaagaagtaattagTCAACCTCCAGAAGAGGACAAGTTCCAAGACCTCAAAGTAGCAACAGCAGAAACAAT GACCAAGCTACAGGACCCACTGGTTTTGTTTGAACCCAAGTCTCTGAGAATGGTTTTACAGGAGTGGCTTTCGCAGTTAGAAAAAACATTTGCCATGAAGGACTTTTCAGGCATTTCAGATACTGGTAACTCATCCATGGCATCAAACCAGGATGTGCTATTGTTTGATGAGTCAAAAAAGGGAGTATTAGATgaagataatgaaaaagaaaaaagagactcttTAGGCAATGAAGAAACTGTTGATCAAAGAACACATGAATCTACAAGTAGTCTGAGGGAGCCCTTGGATGACCTTTTCCAAGTGTGTTCTCCATGCAGCATAGCTAACAGTCTTCAGAAGGATCTGGCTGAATTGGCAACGTTGTGTTTGGAATTGAATGTATTGAATTCTGAGACCAAAAGCACAAGTGGACCTGTGGACCACACTTTGCAACAGTACTCTCCTGATATTCTGGCTTGTCAGTTCATAAAGAAGTACTTTTTTGTCCTGGACTTGAAAAGAGCAAAGGAGAGTATCAAGCTTAGTTACGCTAAAAGTCCTTGTGTTTGGGATACTTTTATTGAAGGATTGAAAG AAATGGCAAGTTCCAGTCCTGCGTATATGGAGATAAAGGAAGGAGACCTACCAACAAGATTAAAGTTAGTGAATGACTCAGTCCCCTTTGACAGTCCTTTGTTGATTGCTTATGCCGCCAG attgTATGAAACGTTTGGAGAATCTGCTCTTCGGTCCTTAATCAGGTTTTACCCATCTATTTTGCCTTCGGATGTCATGCAACTTTGTCATCATCATCCTGCTCAGTTTCTGGCCTATTTAGACAGTCTGGTGAAATCAAGGCCTGAAGATCAACG GCCATCTTTCCTTGAGTCCCTTCTACAACCAGAATCTTTAAGATTGGATTGGCTGCTTTTAGCAGTGACCCACGATGCTCCCCCAAGCACAAGCACTATGGATGATGAAGGAAACCCCAG GCCCCATTCACACTTGCTTTCCTGGGGTTACAATCAGCTGCTGCTCCATCTCATTAAACTACCTGCAGATTTTATAACCAAAGAGAAAATGGCTGACATCTGTAGGTCTCATGG tttctGGCCTGGGTATCTTACTCTTTGTTTGGAGctggagagaagaagagaggccTTCACCAACATTGTGTGTCTTAACGATATGAGCCTGATGGAAGGGGACAATG gTTGGATCCCAGAGACTGTGGAGGAATGGAAGCTTCTCCTACATCTCGTACAGAACGAGAGTACAAAGCCAGCCCCCCAGAAGTCACAGAATGGGAACTTCAGTGATGGGCCTTCCCCCATCAATGTGGAAAATGTGGCACTTCTGTTAGCTAAGGCCATGGGCCCAGATCAGGCCTGGTCATTGCTACAGGAATGTGGTTTGACCCTTGAGCTGTCACAGAGGTTTACTAGAACCTGCGATATCCTGAGGATTGCGGAGAAAAGACAGAG
- the HPS5 gene encoding Hermansky-Pudlak syndrome 5 protein isoform X2: MTFVPVIPESYSHVLAEFESLDPLLSALRLDSSRLKCTSIAVSRKWLALGSSGGGLNLIQKEGWKHRLFLSHREGAISQVACCLHDDDYVAVATSQGLVVIWELNQERRGKPERIYVSSEHKGRKVTALCWDTAILRVFVGDHLGKVSAIKLNTSKQVKAAAAFVMFPVQTITTVDSCVVQLDYLDGRLLISSLTRSFLCDTEREKFWKIGSKERDGEYGACFFPGRCSAGQQPLIYCARPGSRMWEVNFDGEVISTHQFKKLLSSPPLPVITLRSEPQYDHTVGSSQSLSFPKLLHLSEHCVLTWTERGIYIFIPQNVQVLLWSEIKDIQDVAVYKNELFCLHLNGKISHLSLLSVERCVERLLRRGLWNLAACTCCLFQNSIIASRGRKSLTVDKLEHLKSQLDLTTYSDLISQLEELILKFEPLDSACSSRRSSISSHESFSILDSGIYRIISSRRSSQSDEDSCSLHSQTLSEDERLKEFTSHQEEDQPDQSWSSHGNEDSVSHVPVTFETDKNETFLPFSIPLPFRSPSPLVSLQAVKESVSSFVRKTTEKIGTLHTGPDLKIRPEPRGDEQLCEEDMSPVTCPKEEDTEEKKEVISQPPEEDKFQDLKVATAETMTKLQDPLVLFEPKSLRMVLQEWLSQLEKTFAMKDFSGISDTGNSSMASNQDVLLFDESKKGVLDEDNEKEKRDSLGNEETVDQRTHESTSSLREPLDDLFQVCSPCSIANSLQKDLAELATLCLELNVLNSETKSTSGPVDHTLQQYSPDILACQFIKKYFFVLDLKRAKESIKLSYAKSPCVWDTFIEGLKEMASSSPAYMEIKEGDLPTRLKLVNDSVPFDSPLLIAYAARLYETFGESALRSLIRFYPSILPSDVMQLCHHHPAQFLAYLDSLVKSRPEDQRPSFLESLLQPESLRLDWLLLAVTHDAPPSTSTMDDEGNPRPHSHLLSWGYNQLLLHLIKLPADFITKEKMADICRSHGFWPGYLTLCLELERRREAFTNIVCLNDMSLMEGDNGWIPETVEEWKLLLHLVQNESTKPAPQKSQNGNFSDGPSPINVENVALLLAKAMGPDQAWSLLQECGLTLELSQRFTRTCDILRIAEKRQRALIQSMLEKCDRFLWSQQA; this comes from the exons TGCACGAGCATAGCTGTGTCTCGGAAATGGCTGGCTTTAGGCAGTTCGGGAGGAGGACTCAATCTCATTCAGAAGGAAGGCTGGAAGCACAGGCTTTTTCTTTCACACAGG GAAGGTGCAATTTCTCAGGTTGCCTGTTGTTTACATGATGATGATTATGTTGCTGTAGCTACCAG TCAAGGTCTCGTAGTTATTTGGGAATTAAATCAGGAGCGTCGTGGGAAACCAGAACGAATTTATGTGTCTTCAGAACACAAAGGCCGAAAAGTTACAGCTCTCTGTTGGGATACAGCTATTCTTAGAGTTTTTGTAGGTGATCATTTGGGGAAAGTTTCTGCCATCAAACTCAACACTTCTAAACAAGTAAAG GCAGCTGCTGCTTTTGTGATGTTTCCTGTTCAGACAATAACAACAGTTGACTCCTGTGTTGTCCAGTTAGATTATTTGGATGGAAGACTACTTATATCCTCACTTACTCGATCCTTCTTGTGTGACACTGAGAG agaaaaattttggaaaatcgGAAGCAAGGAAAGAGATGGAGAATATGGAGCTTGTTTCTTCCCTGGAAGATGTTCTGCAGGCCAGCAACCCCTAATATATTGTGCTCGCCCTGGCTCTAGGATGTGGGAAGTGAACTTTGATGGGGAAGTTATAAGCACACATCAGTTTAAGAAACTCCTCTCGTCACCACCTCTCCCTGTGATTACTCTAAG ATCTGAACCTCAGTATGATCATACAGTTGGATCTTCCCAGTCTTTGTCTTTCCCCAAACTCTTGCACCTTAG TGAGCACTGTGTGCTGACGTGGACAGAAAgaggaatttatattttcattcctcAGAATGTTCAAGTTCTTCTTTGGAGTGAAATCAAag ATATTCAGGATGTGGCCGTCTACAAGAATGAGCTGTTCTGTTTGCACCTGAATGGGAAAATCTCACATCTTTCTCTGTTATCTGTGGAACGCTGTGTGGAGCGCCTGCTGAGGAGAGGCCTGTGGAACCTGGCGGCTTGCACCTGCTGTCTTTTCCAAAACTCTATCATTGCCAGCAGA GGAAGAAAATCTTTGACTGTGGATAAGTTGGAGCATTTGAAATCTCAGCTGGACCTCACAACCTATAGTGATCTGATTTCTCAACTGGAAGAATTGATCTTAAAATTCGAACCTTTGGATTCAGCTTGCAGCAGTAGAAGAAGTTCCATTTCATCACAT gaaagttTCAGCATCTTGGACTCCGGTATTTATCGTATCATTAGTAGTAGAAGAAGCAGTCAGTCAGATGAAGACTCTTGTTCTCTTCACAGCCAAACTCTCTCAGAAGATGAGAGACTCAAAGAATTCACCTCACATCAAGAAGAGGACCAACCGGATCAGAGTTGGAGCTCACACGGGAATGAAG ACAGTGTTTCTCATGTTCCCGTGACGTTTGAGACAGATAAGAATGAAACATTCCTTCCCTTCAGCATTCCATTACCATTTCgttctccttctcctcttgtGTCTCTTCAGGCGGTCAAGGAAAG TGTCTCTAGCTTTGTACGTAAAACTACTGAGAAGATTGGCACCCTTCATACAGGCCCTGATTTGAAAATAAGACCAGAACCCAGGGGTGATGAGCAGTTATGTGAAGAGGATATGAGTCCAGTCACTTGCCCAAAAGAAGAAGACACTGA ggagaaaaaagaagtaattagTCAACCTCCAGAAGAGGACAAGTTCCAAGACCTCAAAGTAGCAACAGCAGAAACAAT GACCAAGCTACAGGACCCACTGGTTTTGTTTGAACCCAAGTCTCTGAGAATGGTTTTACAGGAGTGGCTTTCGCAGTTAGAAAAAACATTTGCCATGAAGGACTTTTCAGGCATTTCAGATACTGGTAACTCATCCATGGCATCAAACCAGGATGTGCTATTGTTTGATGAGTCAAAAAAGGGAGTATTAGATgaagataatgaaaaagaaaaaagagactcttTAGGCAATGAAGAAACTGTTGATCAAAGAACACATGAATCTACAAGTAGTCTGAGGGAGCCCTTGGATGACCTTTTCCAAGTGTGTTCTCCATGCAGCATAGCTAACAGTCTTCAGAAGGATCTGGCTGAATTGGCAACGTTGTGTTTGGAATTGAATGTATTGAATTCTGAGACCAAAAGCACAAGTGGACCTGTGGACCACACTTTGCAACAGTACTCTCCTGATATTCTGGCTTGTCAGTTCATAAAGAAGTACTTTTTTGTCCTGGACTTGAAAAGAGCAAAGGAGAGTATCAAGCTTAGTTACGCTAAAAGTCCTTGTGTTTGGGATACTTTTATTGAAGGATTGAAAG AAATGGCAAGTTCCAGTCCTGCGTATATGGAGATAAAGGAAGGAGACCTACCAACAAGATTAAAGTTAGTGAATGACTCAGTCCCCTTTGACAGTCCTTTGTTGATTGCTTATGCCGCCAG attgTATGAAACGTTTGGAGAATCTGCTCTTCGGTCCTTAATCAGGTTTTACCCATCTATTTTGCCTTCGGATGTCATGCAACTTTGTCATCATCATCCTGCTCAGTTTCTGGCCTATTTAGACAGTCTGGTGAAATCAAGGCCTGAAGATCAACG GCCATCTTTCCTTGAGTCCCTTCTACAACCAGAATCTTTAAGATTGGATTGGCTGCTTTTAGCAGTGACCCACGATGCTCCCCCAAGCACAAGCACTATGGATGATGAAGGAAACCCCAG GCCCCATTCACACTTGCTTTCCTGGGGTTACAATCAGCTGCTGCTCCATCTCATTAAACTACCTGCAGATTTTATAACCAAAGAGAAAATGGCTGACATCTGTAGGTCTCATGG tttctGGCCTGGGTATCTTACTCTTTGTTTGGAGctggagagaagaagagaggccTTCACCAACATTGTGTGTCTTAACGATATGAGCCTGATGGAAGGGGACAATG gTTGGATCCCAGAGACTGTGGAGGAATGGAAGCTTCTCCTACATCTCGTACAGAACGAGAGTACAAAGCCAGCCCCCCAGAAGTCACAGAATGGGAACTTCAGTGATGGGCCTTCCCCCATCAATGTGGAAAATGTGGCACTTCTGTTAGCTAAGGCCATGGGCCCAGATCAGGCCTGGTCATTGCTACAGGAATGTGGTTTGACCCTTGAGCTGTCACAGAGGTTTACTAGAACCTGCGATATCCTGAGGATTGCGGAGAAAAGACAGAG